One genomic window of Bremerella sp. JC817 includes the following:
- a CDS encoding MFS transporter — protein sequence MNQTSADIEATSRGANRNGGLWALGNGLASTTLVSYFAQSLGAQSASVSWIIAAPKLVGVLRWFAPNLLQLGFGYRKTSTAAFLLSTFFLLLLPLCAVPNLWPSATAAICAIVACWCLYHLAEYFGHVIFIAWLMQGIPPSIRGRFFGHRERWQTAGNLIGYLFAGTLGAILRNAFEVDMRWITYPFLAVYGAIAIGVSVIPLWSIPEPKTVAPPTHSLWDDWQHWSGPRARWFLLYGTWFSAANGLFSTLLSIYPYRGLEVSLLIPLGVAAAMRLGQSLISRRVGSTIDRVGWQWVMITGQVITALGPVMFCFGTPGYIAGNLAWIAYALINVALPIAVVDGRSDRSAAPPLALYFAWTGLVFAATALMGPLVADWFVATADRSDPHAYNWYFIVATLVRLTAIIPLLMLPAETTRSK from the coding sequence GTGAATCAAACTTCAGCGGACATCGAAGCGACTTCGCGCGGAGCGAATCGAAATGGTGGCCTCTGGGCGCTTGGCAACGGACTCGCCTCAACCACGCTGGTCTCATACTTCGCTCAAAGCTTGGGAGCTCAATCCGCTTCAGTCTCGTGGATTATTGCGGCTCCGAAATTGGTCGGTGTGCTGCGGTGGTTCGCACCGAACTTATTGCAGTTGGGTTTCGGCTATCGCAAGACAAGCACGGCGGCATTTTTGCTATCGACGTTCTTTCTGCTGCTGCTTCCGCTGTGTGCGGTCCCCAATTTGTGGCCCAGCGCGACGGCGGCCATTTGCGCGATTGTGGCTTGCTGGTGCCTATATCACCTGGCCGAATACTTCGGACATGTCATCTTCATTGCCTGGCTGATGCAGGGAATCCCTCCCAGTATTCGCGGCCGCTTCTTCGGGCATCGCGAACGTTGGCAAACCGCCGGCAACCTGATTGGCTATTTGTTCGCCGGAACGCTCGGTGCGATCCTTCGCAATGCGTTCGAAGTCGACATGCGGTGGATCACTTATCCGTTTCTGGCAGTCTATGGAGCAATCGCAATCGGCGTCTCGGTGATTCCGCTGTGGTCGATCCCCGAACCGAAGACAGTCGCCCCACCGACGCACAGTTTGTGGGATGACTGGCAACACTGGTCCGGGCCTCGGGCACGCTGGTTTCTGCTTTATGGAACCTGGTTCTCGGCCGCAAACGGTTTGTTCTCGACACTGTTGTCGATCTATCCCTATCGTGGACTCGAGGTGTCGCTATTGATTCCACTCGGGGTTGCCGCGGCAATGCGGCTTGGCCAATCGCTCATCAGCCGCCGAGTTGGCAGTACCATCGATCGCGTTGGCTGGCAGTGGGTGATGATCACCGGTCAGGTCATCACCGCCCTTGGCCCGGTGATGTTTTGCTTCGGAACGCCTGGCTACATCGCCGGCAACCTGGCCTGGATCGCTTATGCCCTTATCAACGTTGCCCTGCCAATTGCGGTGGTCGACGGCCGATCTGATCGCAGCGCCGCCCCACCACTGGCTTTGTATTTTGCATGGACCGGACTGGTGTTTGCCGCGACCGCATTAATGGGGCCTTTGGTTGCGGACTGGTTCGTCGCGACGGCCGATCGCTCGGATCCCCATGCTTACAACTGGTATTTCATCGTCGCCACCCTGGTGCGGCTTACAGCGATTATCCCCCTTCTGATGCTCCCCGCTGAAACAACGCGATCCAAGTGA
- the eboE gene encoding metabolite traffic protein EboE — protein sequence MPIQSWTGYCTNVHAGANLEQTESNLNNHAARVQEILGKQQPLGIGLWLSNSTAAALVEPGKLDAFDEHLRTMKWIPYTFNGFPFGDFHKNIVKLDVYLPTWWQTERLTYTKNLVTILDRLLAPGEEGSISTMPLAWGADQPTEEQWSLATSNLLNLVDHLQQLEHQTGRLIYICIEPEPGCLLDTTEDVIEFFQNRLFPAGNPDQIRRYLRVCHDVCHAAVMFEDQSTVLSKYAEAGILIGKVQISSAIEIRFADLNENERHEVLAEVAQFAEDRYMHQTTVRDAAGNLTYYDDLPFALEAASQTVPQNETWRIHFHMPIYLDQFGLLKTTQAHIFDFLSEIRNYPDIRHFEVETYAWGVLPQELQHNELAEGIAQEIHWLRQQLSHSQAH from the coding sequence ATGCCCATTCAATCGTGGACCGGCTATTGCACCAACGTTCATGCTGGTGCGAATCTCGAACAAACAGAATCCAACCTCAACAATCACGCAGCTCGCGTGCAAGAGATCCTGGGCAAGCAGCAACCGCTGGGGATTGGTTTGTGGCTTTCCAACTCGACCGCGGCAGCATTGGTCGAACCAGGCAAGCTCGATGCTTTCGACGAACATCTTCGCACGATGAAATGGATTCCCTACACGTTCAACGGGTTTCCCTTCGGCGACTTCCATAAGAACATCGTCAAGCTTGATGTCTACCTTCCGACCTGGTGGCAGACCGAACGCCTTACCTACACGAAGAACCTGGTGACGATCCTCGATCGTCTTTTAGCACCGGGCGAAGAAGGAAGTATCTCGACGATGCCGCTGGCCTGGGGTGCCGACCAGCCAACGGAAGAACAATGGTCGCTGGCCACCAGCAATTTGCTGAACCTGGTCGATCACCTGCAACAGCTCGAACACCAAACAGGTCGGCTGATTTACATTTGCATCGAACCAGAACCAGGCTGCCTTCTCGACACGACCGAAGACGTGATCGAGTTCTTTCAGAATCGCCTTTTCCCGGCAGGCAATCCGGATCAGATTCGTCGTTACCTGCGTGTCTGCCATGACGTCTGCCACGCAGCGGTAATGTTTGAAGATCAATCGACCGTACTCAGCAAGTATGCCGAAGCAGGCATCTTGATCGGTAAGGTGCAGATCTCTTCCGCCATCGAGATTCGCTTCGCCGATCTCAACGAAAACGAACGCCACGAGGTGCTGGCCGAGGTCGCGCAGTTCGCTGAAGACCGCTACATGCATCAGACGACCGTTCGCGACGCGGCGGGCAATCTGACTTACTACGACGATCTGCCGTTCGCCCTGGAAGCCGCCTCGCAAACGGTGCCGCAGAACGAAACCTGGCGGATCCACTTTCACATGCCGATCTATCTCGATCAGTTCGGCCTGCTGAAAACGACTCAGGCCCACATCTTCGATTTTCTCTCCGAGATTCGCAATTATCCCGACATTCGACACTTCGAAGTTGAAACGTATGCATGGGGCGTGTTGCCGCAGGAACTGCAGCACAACGAACTTGCCGAGGGAATCGCTCAGGAAATTCATTGGCTGCGACAGCAACTTTCCCACAGCCAGGCTCACTAG
- a CDS encoding prolyl oligopeptidase family serine peptidase, producing MQAVRKRQTSHEFTWTDSTGSKRTLPFFCYQPSDFQADATLPLLLFLHGAGERGTDLKQVTKHGPPKLIDQGEDFPMIVVSPQCPPEQWWADRENLEGLFQLVQHLQDDLPVDPRRTYLTGMSMGGYGTFAMTAAHGELFAAVIPVCGGGDVLNLGKLPKVPLWAFHGRDDDIVPLVRSEEIVDAIQKNGGDARLTIYDNVEHDSWSATYSNPEVYDWLLSHELPKPR from the coding sequence ATGCAGGCGGTCCGCAAGCGTCAGACTTCGCACGAGTTTACCTGGACAGATTCGACCGGTAGCAAGCGAACGCTTCCGTTCTTTTGCTACCAGCCCAGTGACTTCCAGGCCGACGCCACCCTGCCGCTGCTTCTCTTTTTACATGGCGCCGGCGAACGAGGGACTGACCTGAAGCAGGTCACCAAGCATGGCCCTCCGAAGCTGATCGATCAGGGAGAAGACTTCCCGATGATCGTCGTTTCGCCGCAATGCCCGCCGGAACAGTGGTGGGCCGATCGGGAAAACTTGGAAGGGCTGTTTCAACTGGTTCAGCACCTGCAAGACGATTTGCCCGTCGATCCCCGGCGGACCTATCTGACCGGGATGAGCATGGGTGGCTATGGCACGTTTGCGATGACCGCAGCCCATGGAGAGCTGTTTGCGGCGGTTATTCCTGTGTGCGGCGGAGGCGACGTGCTGAACCTGGGAAAGCTTCCCAAAGTTCCGCTTTGGGCTTTTCATGGTCGCGACGACGATATCGTTCCGCTGGTACGAAGCGAAGAAATAGTTGACGCCATTCAGAAGAATGGTGGTGACGCACGGCTGACGATTTATGACAATGTCGAGCACGATAGCTGGTCGGCGACCTATTCCAACCCGGAAGTTTACGACTGGCTTCTTTCGCACGAACTACCGAAGCCCAGGTGA
- a CDS encoding DUF4013 domain-containing protein has translation MSTSGENPYESPQGESLAPQPATDGQNVVPLAAVDYMSCLTRVFESPNWIVNSLLLGIAPIVFIIGQMVSFGYLMEMIASRVYGKSEVYPDVDLNRLGPYLTRGVWVFLAFFVAYLCTMPISIIGAVVMIMTQAMRNEVLMVLGMLFYFGMIILAILINFLAMPPLMLRAGFLVDFSSAFDLAWIRDFARKMWVEMLVGAIVFSLLAWLILMAGLLLLCVGYIPALGVVTLMAANFIAQLYQVFIYRGGQPIPFRESAKL, from the coding sequence ATGTCGACTTCCGGAGAGAACCCGTACGAATCCCCCCAAGGCGAATCGCTGGCCCCTCAGCCGGCAACGGACGGCCAGAATGTGGTTCCTCTCGCAGCGGTCGATTACATGAGCTGCTTGACCCGGGTCTTTGAAAGCCCGAACTGGATCGTCAACTCGCTGCTGCTGGGGATCGCTCCGATCGTCTTTATTATTGGCCAGATGGTTTCGTTTGGCTATTTGATGGAAATGATCGCGTCGCGGGTCTATGGCAAGTCCGAAGTCTACCCCGATGTCGACCTCAATCGACTCGGTCCCTACCTGACGCGTGGTGTATGGGTCTTTCTGGCCTTCTTCGTTGCCTATTTGTGCACGATGCCAATCTCGATAATCGGCGCGGTGGTGATGATCATGACCCAGGCGATGCGAAACGAAGTGCTGATGGTCCTCGGTATGCTGTTCTACTTCGGGATGATCATACTGGCGATCTTGATCAACTTTCTGGCGATGCCACCACTGATGCTTCGCGCAGGATTTCTGGTCGACTTCTCGTCGGCGTTCGACCTGGCCTGGATCCGCGACTTTGCCCGCAAAATGTGGGTAGAGATGCTGGTAGGCGCGATCGTCTTCTCGCTGCTGGCGTGGTTGATCTTGATGGCCGGGCTGCTGCTGCTCTGCGTCGGGTACATTCCGGCACTCGGCGTGGTGACGCTGATGGCCGCCAACTTCATCGCCCAGTTGTACCAGGTCTTCATCTACCGAGGTGGCCAACCGATTCCGTTCCGCGAATCGGCCAAGCTGTAA
- a CDS encoding amidohydrolase, whose product MSVELRNRLFEQLDQLVLIDPHTHISALDPSSHTLADILGYHYYTELSHSAGMPKDRIEEEGISPKEKVGRLIENLGPITNTIQYSWFIEMAQKLLGFEGDSVDSSNWEALYDSAEAKMSADDWTETVFRESRLESVFLTNDFDDPLEGFDTSRYIPCLRTDDLVFHLTNPRTKVRLFEATDVDVCDVATAREAIGKLFTHFTSKNAKACAISLPPSFAPVHISDARAETALSNVLAKGEEADEADQRAVSNFIFWTLAENCRTHNLPFDLMIGVNRKVFPAGVFQGQDLYDSRVSLIQYKDLLNAFPDVTFPISVLASVTNQELVSYSWIFPNVVANGHWWYSNTPTYIQQDCAARLEAIPRTKQIGYYSDMYKMEFALPKFAMYKRVLAKVLAENFVIDRNWSEEAAVELGTQLLRGNVETIFHVG is encoded by the coding sequence ATGTCTGTCGAACTCCGAAATCGCCTGTTCGAGCAACTCGACCAGCTTGTTCTGATTGATCCCCATACTCATATCAGTGCGCTCGATCCGTCTTCCCACACGCTGGCGGATATTCTGGGCTATCACTACTACACCGAGCTCTCGCATTCGGCAGGTATGCCGAAGGATCGGATTGAAGAAGAAGGCATTTCGCCCAAGGAAAAAGTGGGGCGTTTGATCGAAAACCTCGGTCCGATCACCAACACGATTCAATACAGCTGGTTCATCGAAATGGCTCAGAAGCTACTCGGCTTCGAGGGTGATTCGGTCGACAGCAGCAACTGGGAAGCGTTGTACGACTCGGCTGAAGCGAAGATGTCGGCCGACGATTGGACCGAAACGGTCTTCCGCGAAAGCCGCCTGGAAAGCGTCTTCCTGACCAATGATTTCGACGATCCGTTGGAAGGCTTCGACACTTCGCGTTACATCCCTTGCCTGAGAACCGACGACCTGGTCTTTCATCTGACCAATCCTCGTACGAAGGTTCGTTTGTTTGAAGCAACCGACGTCGACGTCTGCGACGTTGCTACGGCTCGCGAAGCGATCGGCAAGCTGTTCACGCACTTTACCAGCAAGAATGCCAAGGCTTGTGCGATCTCGCTGCCTCCAAGCTTCGCTCCTGTTCATATTTCGGACGCTCGTGCCGAAACCGCACTCTCAAACGTGCTGGCCAAGGGAGAAGAAGCGGACGAAGCAGATCAACGTGCTGTCAGCAACTTCATCTTTTGGACGTTGGCCGAAAACTGCCGCACGCACAACCTTCCGTTCGACCTGATGATCGGCGTGAATCGCAAGGTGTTCCCTGCCGGCGTGTTCCAAGGCCAAGACTTGTACGACAGCCGTGTGTCGCTGATTCAGTACAAAGATCTGCTGAACGCCTTCCCTGACGTGACCTTCCCGATCTCGGTTCTGGCCAGCGTTACCAATCAGGAATTGGTCAGCTATTCGTGGATTTTCCCAAACGTCGTTGCCAATGGCCACTGGTGGTACAGCAACACGCCGACCTACATCCAGCAAGATTGTGCGGCTCGTCTGGAAGCGATTCCACGCACCAAGCAGATCGGTTACTACAGCGACATGTACAAGATGGAATTCGCGCTGCCGAAGTTCGCCATGTACAAGCGTGTGCTGGCGAAGGTTCTGGCCGAGAACTTCGTCATCGACCGCAACTGGTCCGAAGAAGCCGCCGTTGAACTGGGCACCCAGCTCCTGCGCGGCAACGTGGAAACGATCTTCCACGTCGGCTAG
- a CDS encoding sigma-70 family RNA polymerase sigma factor gives MMNGNLYNDDRDRIEGLVLAAQDGDRDAFGQLVEIFQPVVFAIALKRLRHYWEAQELAQDVFIQAMQKLDQLREPAAFPGWLRSIAARMAINRAVRRPNDFATEPEALASVCVENETPLHAILEVERRDNLAVSMGRLGELDRDTLHAFYVDGHSLREMSDEFEAPIGTIKRRLHVARKRLAKEMEELEAVAV, from the coding sequence ATGATGAACGGAAACTTGTACAACGATGATCGGGATCGGATCGAAGGTCTGGTCCTTGCTGCTCAAGACGGAGACCGGGACGCGTTCGGTCAGCTGGTTGAGATCTTCCAGCCGGTCGTTTTCGCGATCGCTTTGAAGCGTTTGCGTCACTACTGGGAAGCCCAGGAACTGGCCCAGGACGTCTTCATCCAGGCAATGCAGAAGCTGGATCAGTTGCGTGAACCGGCTGCGTTCCCAGGTTGGTTGCGTTCGATCGCTGCCCGTATGGCGATCAACCGAGCTGTTCGTCGGCCGAATGATTTCGCGACCGAACCGGAAGCTTTGGCTTCGGTTTGCGTTGAAAACGAAACGCCGTTGCACGCCATCTTGGAAGTGGAACGCCGAGACAACCTGGCCGTGAGCATGGGTCGTTTGGGTGAACTCGACCGAGATACGCTGCACGCGTTCTACGTCGATGGACATTCGCTGCGTGAAATGAGCGACGAATTCGAGGCTCCGATCGGAACGATCAAGCGTCGTTTGCACGTCGCCCGTAAGCGACTGGCCAAGGAGATGGAAGAACTGGAAGCGGTCGCCGTGTAG
- a CDS encoding inositol monophosphatase family protein: protein MSSYLTSCEKAARAAGEVLIEWRGKFNVREKGKSDLVTDADLAAQKVIEEILAADFPDFEFLGEEGPAGLSRKTGSPFCWIVDPLDGTMNYVHGLPNYAVSIGLAEAGKVIAGVVYDPVFDRCFKAEAGCGAFLNDEKIEVSVAQKLDESLIAFSFPTTVAKGSPVIDDFINVLTQCQGIRRLGSAALNLAAVAAGHMDAYWAAFNKPWDVAAGAILVEEAGGTVLGFGGQPFDVFDPKIVATATPQLQEEMQAQISTY from the coding sequence ATGTCTTCCTACCTAACAAGTTGCGAAAAGGCCGCTCGAGCGGCCGGCGAAGTACTGATCGAGTGGCGAGGGAAGTTCAACGTTCGTGAAAAAGGGAAGTCCGATTTGGTTACGGATGCGGATCTTGCCGCACAGAAAGTAATCGAAGAGATTTTGGCCGCAGATTTTCCTGATTTCGAGTTCCTCGGAGAGGAAGGTCCCGCTGGACTTTCGCGAAAAACGGGCAGTCCCTTTTGCTGGATTGTCGACCCACTCGATGGCACCATGAACTACGTCCATGGCTTGCCCAACTACGCGGTCTCGATTGGCCTGGCAGAAGCCGGAAAGGTAATCGCTGGCGTAGTTTACGACCCGGTCTTCGACCGCTGCTTCAAGGCGGAAGCGGGCTGCGGGGCCTTTTTGAACGATGAGAAAATCGAGGTGAGCGTGGCTCAGAAACTGGATGAATCGCTCATTGCGTTCAGCTTTCCCACGACGGTCGCCAAAGGGTCCCCTGTTATCGACGATTTCATCAATGTCTTGACCCAATGTCAGGGCATCCGTCGACTCGGATCGGCGGCCTTGAATCTGGCGGCAGTCGCGGCCGGACACATGGATGCCTATTGGGCCGCCTTTAATAAGCCCTGGGACGTTGCCGCAGGGGCCATTTTGGTCGAAGAAGCAGGGGGAACGGTCCTTGGGTTTGGAGGGCAGCCATTCGATGTCTTCGACCCCAAGATCGTCGCAACGGCAACGCCGCAGCTGCAAGAGGAAATGCAGGCCCAAATCTCGACTTATTAG